From Melitaea cinxia chromosome 3, ilMelCinx1.1, whole genome shotgun sequence, one genomic window encodes:
- the LOC123668862 gene encoding oligosaccharyltransferase complex subunit ostc-A — translation MEALYAIPFNVLEIPNIKIKKPSWLQPPSAMTTFSLVLFSYFLVTGGIIYDVIVEPPSVGSTTDEHGHSRPVAFMPNRVNGQYIMEGLASSFLFSLGGLGFIILDRTHNPTTPKLNRILLISVAFLCILVSFFTTWIFMRMKLPGYLQN, via the exons atggaAGCATTATACGCAATACCGTTTAATGTTCTCGAAataccaaatattaaaattaaaaagccaTCATGGTTGCAGCCTCCGTCTGCAATGACAACGTTTTCTTTAGTGTTGTTTTCATATTTCTTAGTGACTGGAG GAATTATATACGATGTAATTGTTGAGCCGCCAAGTGTTGGTTCTACGACTGACGAGCACGGTCACTCAAGGCCGGTTGCGTTTATGCCGAATAGAGTTAACGGCCAGTACATCATGGAGGGACTTGCGTCTAGCTTCCTATTCTCATTAGGAGGTCTCGGATTCATAATACTCGATCGGACCCACAACCCGACCACACCTAAATTGAacagaattttattaatatctgtAGCCTTTTTGTGTATACTTGTATCATTCTTCACAACATGGATATTCATGAGGATGAAGCTGCCGGGCTACTTGCAAAACTAA
- the LOC123668869 gene encoding calcium and integrin-binding protein 1-like — translation MGQGKSQFTEEELQDYEDLTYFTKKEVLYAHQKFKALAPEKVGHNKNAKLPMAKILQYPELRVNPFRDRICKVFSSSNDGDCTFEDFLDMMSVFSDNAPKAVKAEHAFRIFDFDGDDMIGVSDLREVIERLCGPEMKLNDSEIQQLVQNVLEEADLDDDGALSFAEFEHIIDKSSDFCHSFRIRL, via the exons ATGGGTCAAGGCAAAAGCCAGTTTACAGAAGAAGAACTGCAAGACTATGaa GATCTCACATACTTCACGAAAAAGGAGGTGCTTTA tgccCATCAGAAATTCAAGGCCCTGGCTCCAGAGAAAGTAGGTCACAACAAAAACGCCAAGCTGCCAATGGCTAAAATCTTACAGTACCCAGAGTTAAGGGTCAATCCGTTCAGAGACAGAATTTGCAAAGTTTTTAGCTCAAGTAACGATGGAGATTGTACATTTGAAGATTTTCTCGACATGATGTCAGTGTTCAGTGACAATGCACCTAAAGCTGTCAAGGCTGAACATGCATTTAGGATTTTTG ATTTTGACGGTGATGATATGATTGGTGTATCTGACCTCAGAGAAGTGATAGAGCGCCTGTGTGGTCCTGAAATGAAGCTTAATGACTCAGAAATCCAGCAGTTAGTCCAGAATGTTCTAGAAGAGGCAGATCTTGACGACGACGGTGCTTTGTCATTTGCTGAGTTTGAACATATCATTGATAAAAGCTCAGATTTTTGTCA ctCATTCAGAATAAGGCTGTGA